A single Comamonas sp. NLF-1-9 DNA region contains:
- a CDS encoding GMP reductase: protein MEIFDYDNILLLPRKCRVHSRSECDTSAELGGRRFRLPVVPANMKTVVDEKICAWLAQHDYFYVMHRFDLDNVQFVRDMQDKGCYASISLGVKQADRDTVDRFKAEGLTPDYVTIDIAHGHADSVREMIGYLKEHLPQTFVIAGNVGTPEAVIDLENWGADATKVGIGPGKVCITKLKTGFGTGGWQLSALKWCARVATKPIIADGGIRSHGDIAKSIRFGATMVMVGSLFAGHEESPGKTVEVDGQMYKEYYGSASDFNKGEYRHVEGKRILEPIKGKLADTLTEMEQDIQSSISYSGGKKLLDIRKVNYVILGGDNAGEHLLM, encoded by the coding sequence ATGGAAATCTTCGACTACGACAACATCCTGCTGCTGCCGCGCAAGTGCCGCGTGCACAGCCGCTCGGAATGCGACACCAGCGCCGAGCTGGGCGGGCGGCGCTTTCGCCTGCCCGTGGTGCCGGCCAACATGAAGACGGTGGTGGACGAGAAAATCTGCGCCTGGCTGGCGCAGCACGACTATTTTTACGTGATGCACCGCTTTGACCTGGACAACGTGCAGTTCGTGCGCGACATGCAGGACAAGGGCTGCTACGCCTCGATCTCGCTGGGCGTCAAGCAGGCCGACCGCGACACCGTGGACCGCTTCAAGGCCGAGGGCCTCACGCCCGACTACGTCACCATCGACATCGCCCATGGCCACGCCGACAGCGTGCGCGAGATGATCGGCTACCTCAAGGAGCACCTGCCCCAGACCTTCGTGATCGCGGGCAACGTGGGCACGCCCGAGGCGGTGATCGACCTGGAAAACTGGGGCGCGGACGCGACCAAGGTGGGCATTGGCCCGGGCAAGGTCTGCATCACCAAGCTGAAAACCGGCTTTGGCACCGGCGGCTGGCAACTGAGCGCGCTGAAGTGGTGCGCGCGCGTGGCGACCAAGCCCATCATTGCCGACGGCGGCATCCGAAGCCACGGCGACATCGCCAAGAGCATCCGCTTTGGCGCCACCATGGTGATGGTCGGCTCACTTTTTGCGGGGCATGAGGAATCGCCCGGCAAGACGGTGGAGGTGGACGGGCAGATGTACAAGGAGTACTACGGCTCGGCCAGCGACTTCAACAAGGGCGAGTACCGCCATGTGGAGGGCAAGCGCATCCTGGAGCCGATCAAGGGCAAGCTTGCCGACACACTGACCGAGATGGAGCAGGACATCCAGAGCTCGATCAGCTATTCGGGCGGCAAGAAGCTGCTGGACATCCGCAAGGTGAACTACGTGATTCTGGGCGGCGACAACGCGGGCGAACACCTGCTGATGTAG
- a CDS encoding multidrug effflux MFS transporter encodes MQDHVATPVWRGPLWAMSILLALLGMLGPFAIDTYLPAFPAIASGLDATPLQMQQTLSAYLFAFAFMALFHGSLSDSFGRRPVVLWGLSIFTLASAGCALAPTTGWLIFFRTVQGLSAGGGIVVSRAVIRDLFPPAQAQRVMSQVTIFFGVAPAIAPMVGGWLSEHLPWQSVFWFLTGVGAALLLTIWRALPESLPGHKRQPLRLMHLLQGYWSLISNPRFILLALASGVPFNGMFLYVLAAPAFLGQHLQLQPGQFFWFFVINICGIMGGAWVSGRMAGRVAPKRQIRHGFVIMVTISVVNLGANLLLAPSVWWAMLPIGIYSFGWALMVPVVTLLVLDLVPARRGMASSLQMFVGSTANGFVAGVVAPLAMHSTAWLAFASLLLMSIGLAAWVYLHRRWPELGRHITG; translated from the coding sequence ATGCAAGACCACGTCGCCACCCCCGTCTGGCGCGGCCCGCTGTGGGCCATGTCCATCCTGCTCGCGCTGCTGGGCATGCTCGGGCCGTTTGCCATCGACACCTATCTGCCGGCGTTTCCGGCCATCGCCAGCGGCCTGGACGCCACGCCGCTGCAGATGCAGCAGACGCTGTCGGCCTACCTCTTCGCCTTCGCCTTCATGGCGCTGTTTCACGGCTCGCTCTCGGACAGCTTCGGGCGCCGGCCGGTGGTGCTCTGGGGCTTGTCGATCTTCACGCTGGCTTCGGCCGGTTGCGCGCTCGCGCCGACCACCGGCTGGCTGATCTTCTTTCGCACGGTGCAAGGCTTGTCGGCCGGCGGCGGCATCGTGGTGTCGCGCGCGGTCATCCGCGACCTGTTCCCGCCGGCCCAGGCCCAGCGCGTGATGAGCCAGGTGACCATCTTCTTCGGCGTGGCGCCGGCCATCGCACCGATGGTCGGCGGTTGGCTGTCGGAGCACCTGCCCTGGCAGAGCGTGTTCTGGTTTCTCACCGGCGTGGGCGCGGCGCTGCTGCTGACCATCTGGCGCGCCCTGCCCGAATCGCTGCCCGGGCACAAGCGCCAGCCGCTGCGCCTGATGCACCTGCTGCAGGGCTATTGGAGCCTGATCAGCAACCCGCGCTTCATCCTGCTGGCGCTGGCCAGCGGCGTGCCCTTCAACGGCATGTTCCTGTACGTGCTGGCGGCGCCGGCCTTTCTTGGCCAGCACCTGCAGCTGCAGCCGGGGCAGTTCTTCTGGTTTTTCGTGATCAACATCTGCGGCATCATGGGCGGCGCCTGGGTCAGCGGGCGCATGGCCGGGCGCGTCGCGCCCAAGCGCCAGATCCGCCACGGCTTCGTGATCATGGTGACCATCAGCGTGGTCAACCTCGGCGCCAACCTGCTGCTGGCGCCCAGCGTCTGGTGGGCGATGCTGCCCATAGGCATCTATTCCTTCGGCTGGGCGCTGATGGTGCCGGTGGTGACGCTGCTGGTGCTTGACCTCGTGCCCGCGCGCCGCGGCATGGCCTCGTCGCTGCAGATGTTCGTCGGATCGACCGCCAACGGCTTCGTCGCGGGCGTGGTGGCGCCGCTGGCGATGCATTCCACCGCCTGGCTGGCGTTTGCCTCGCTGCTCCTGATGAGCATAGGCCTGGCGGCCTGGGTTTATCTGCACCGGCGCTGGCCGGAGCTGGGGCGCCACATCACCGGTTGA